GGGGCCACCCGACTGCGCGTCGATGTAGCGCTCCATGGCGTAGGCCTCGTCGAGCTCGCGGTCCACGCCCACCATGTCGTTGCACGAGTAGCGCACCGACTGCGCGCGCGAGCCGGTCACCAGGTCACACAGCACCTGGTTGCCCGTGGCACGTGCTTTCCACCAGGCACGAGCCGCTCAGGTACGCGCGCTCCAGCCACTTGTAGTACTGCGCGGTGCGTTTGGCTCTCGCGCGCGTTGGGCCAGTCCACGAAGTCGGGTAGCCGCTCGATATCATTAAGTTTGGCCTCGGGCGTGCCGCCTAACACCAGAATATGCGTCCGAGGGTCCCCACGTCGGTGTTGCCGCCCCCGTCGAAGAAGTAGCCCACCAGATCGCGGCGCCCCTCGAGCCCGTGGAAGCGCTCGCAGTCGGGTAGCGCGGCCTCGACGCCCAGGCGGTGGAAGGAGCGCGCCGTGGAATATGCCCCCGCCCCGAAAGCCGAAGTTGTGGTGAGCAGGTGCGAGTGCGCGTCGACGAAGCCAGACGGGTCTCCATCATCGAAGGTGCCGCGCGTAGGGCTCGCCCGTGGCGTCCAGCGTCATCTCCGGAAACGCCGTGCCGGCCTCGGCTGGATAGAGCGTGAGCACCCCAGCCTGCTCAGGGTCCGCAGTGGTTCGAGAGCGCTGATGGAAGCGCCCTGTGCGGCGGCTGCGAAGCGCGAGGCGCTCCGGGTGCGTGAGCGACACGCTGACTTCCCACTCGGCCGGCGACACGAAGGTGTCGTCCAGCAACTTCACCTCGTTCTCGAGCGTGGCCGCGCTGATAGCTCGTCCACCTCGGACACCAGGTAGTTCCGGTCCTGGTCGTAGACCAGATAGGTCCCGAGGTCCGACGCCTTCAGTGTGAGCCGCAGCGCGGTCTCCGGGTCGCGTCCGCTGAACTCGTAGCCGGTGCCCTCGACCGCGCGCACCAAGTAGCGCGTGTTCCGGCTGCCGGGCGCCGTGGCGTCCATGACGGAGCAGCCTTCGTTGAACGCGTGGGGTTCTCGTAGACCGGCGCAGGCCAGCGGCGCACGAACCCGTCGTCGCCGCAGCCCAGCGCCAGGAGGCCCAAAAACACTTAAATACGCGAGGGGAGCGCCGCATGCGCACATTGTGACAGCCATGGCCCGCGCCAGTGATAAAGCAGTCAGCGTGTGATCGATTGATGGCGGCCTGCGTCACTGACGCCGGACAGGAATGCCGAACAACGCGCCGCGGGTTGAGCGGCGCAAGGTTAGAGACAATGCGCCATAGATATCTCGTCGGGTGTGGGTTTGAGGGTGGTCACGCGGGCGCTTGGCTGGTGCTGACGCCATGGTGGGTTGCTCGGGAGGAGACAGACGGGGGGCTGGCGAAACGCCGAACGCCACGGCCGAGGCTACGAGCGCAGGCAGCTGAGGTGGCCTCGCCAGGTCCCGAGGGCACCGCGAGCCCTCGAGGAACCGGCTCCGGGGCCCACCATCGTGAGCTGAACGCCGCCGTGGCCACGGAAGGCCGGTGGGCTGGGTAGACCTGCTGCACACCGTGCAGACCACCGTGGCCACCACCAGCGCGTACCGCGACGAGCTGCGCCAGATCGGCTTCCTTTTCGACGGTGACATGCAGACCGCGTGGAACTCCGCCACCATGCCCGAGGGCGACACCTCCTCGCGCAGCATCCACGTGCGCATCCCTCGCGGCGCGCGCACGCCATCGGCCACCTCACGGTGGGCTTCACCAAGTGCAGGGGCACGAGCGATCTCTTCGCGGGGAACCGCCGGCTGCGCCGCGTGCGCGTGCGGCACCCGGGCGGCGAGGTGCTGGCCACGCTGAACTCCGAAGAGCAGCGGCTGCAGCGCATCCCCGTGACGGGCGAGGCGGGCGACTACGAGATCGAGATCCTCGAATGGGTGGCGGGCGCGCGGCCCACGTGGCGCGAGCTCTGCATCTCGGAGATCCGTGTGATGGGCGTGGCCGAGGCGAGCGCGCCGGTCGGGCTGCGGCCCCGACGCCGCTGCTGGGCGTGCTGCCGGGCGCCGTGGTGGCCGCTGCCGTGGCGGCGGGGACCGAGGCGACAACCTGCTCGAGGGTGACGAAGAGGGCCTCGAAGAAGGCGACGACGAAGAGGACCTCGAAGGCGGCGAAGCGGCCAACGCCGCGCGCCCATCATTGCGCAGCGCGCCGGCCTGCAGATCACGCGCCTCGAGCTGGCCCCGAGATGGCCGGGCGCACGCCGCTCGGTCCGCGTACCACGTACTCGAAGTCCGTGGACGACCAGGTGTTCTGCTACTTCGAGCTGACCAACCCCGACCGCACGGCGAACACCGTGACGCTCGCCTGGGAGGACATCAACGGTGGCAGCCGCGGGGCGCCCACCGAGATCCAGGTGGCCGCCAACCGTCGCTTCGTGAACTACCGCTACACGTCGGTGAGCTGGCGCCGGCCCGGCACCTACTACTGCGTGGTGCGGCAGGGCACCGACGAGCTAGGGCGCATCCCGTTCACGGTCACAGGCTGACGCGCCGCTGAGCGGCAGGGCGATCTCGAGCCGGCGCCGCGCGTGGACGGGAGCGCGCGGGCGCGGCGCCTCCGTGGCGCTCTCTGGACACCTCGCGCACCAGCGCAGGCCCAGGCCCGCACCCCCTGCCCTGGCTCTGTCGCCCACGGTGAAAAGGCACGAAGATGCGCTCCTCGGCGCCCGGTGGGGATGCCCACTGCCCTCGTCGCGCACGCGGATGAGCAGCCCGCCGCCGGCCGTGGTGAGAGCGACCTCCACGCGGTCTCGCGGGCGTGCTGGAGCGCGCGTTGCGCAGCAGATTGTCGAGCGCGTCCCAGCAGCTCGGGCTCCAGCCCAAGGCACGGGTGGCTCGGACGCGCGCAGCACGAGCGTGACGTCGGCGAGCGTGGCGGCGTCCGTGAAGCGGCGGATGGAGTCGCGCACGATCTCGGACGTCCGCGAGCGCGCTCTTCCCGCGGCGCAGCGCGCGCTTGCCCGAGGCCCAGCAGCTCCTGCGCCATGGTCTCGAGCCGGGTCACCTCGGCGCCCACTTCCCTCGAGCGCCTCGCGCAGTTCCAGCGTCTTCGCGCGGGCGGCGCAGGCTCCACGTCCACCGTGGGCGCAGCGTGGCCAGCGGCGTGCGCAGCTCCGTGCGCCGCCCCGGCCAAGAGCCGCTCACGCGCGCTGGTCTTCGCACCTGCGCACGGTGGCGCGGCTCACGGCGGCCCGCAGCTCCCCACCACGTCGGGCAGCTCGTCCACGGGCGGCCCGCGGTCCAACGCCCCTCGCCCAGGGGCCTGCACGTGCGCGGCGATCCCCTCGAGCCGGCGAGCCAGCCAGCGCGCGTGCCGGCGCTGCGCCACGAAGAGCGCCAGCGCCACCCAGCAGACAACCCGAGCGCGCTCGAGCGCCAGTAGGCGCCCATGGTGCGGTCCACTCCGTCGAGGCTGCTGGCAAGCCACAGCGCGTGCGGGCGGCCATCCGGGCTGGGCACGCGCAGCGTCAGGATGCGGCTCCCGACCTGCGTGCGGAACACCGGCTCTCCGCCCTCGGGCGTCGAGGATGTTGGGGTCGCCCTCGAAGCCCCAGCCCCACACGGCGGTGAGCAGGTGGCTGCGCGTCATCTACGTCGCCGGCGTGCGTGAAGACTCGTGGGCCAGCGACAGCTCGCGCGGCGAAAGCGAGACCTCGGCTCGCCGCGCCGCAGATGGTGGCGCCGCGCGTCAGCTCCACCCCGCCCCACTGCCAGCGCCACGCTGGCGCCGACGGCGCCGCTGCAGGCGCCTCGGCCGCGCCACCAGCTCCGCGAACGCGAAGGGCTTCACCAGGTAGTCGTCGGCGCCGGCCCGCAGGCCCGTCACGCGCTCGCCCACCTCGCCGCGGGCCGTCAGCATGAGGACCGGCAGCCGCAGCCCCTCCGCGCGCCACGCTCGCAGCAGGCTCGGGCCGTCCACGTCCGGCAGCATCCAGTCCAGCACCACCGTCGTAGACAAAACGTCCAGCACCTGCCGGCGCATCGGCCGCGGTGCCGCAGACGTCCACCACGTGGCCCTCTTCACGCAGGCCGCGCGCCACCTTCTCGGCCAGGCGGGCCTCGTCTTCCACCAACAGGATGCGCATGCAGGCCATGGTTCTATCAGGAAGCCACGTCCTCCGCCGGGGCACCTTCGCGGACCCCGAGCAAGCGGGCCAGGTAGGGGTAGAGCACGGGCAGCAGCAAGAGACTGACGGTGGTGGAGGTCACGAGGCCGCCCACTACCACCGTGGCCAGCGGGCGCTGCACCTCGGCGCCCACGCCGGTGGCCAACATCATGGGCACGAACCCGAAGGAGGCGACCAGCGCGGTGGTGGACACTGGCCTGAGCCGCGCGCGGGCGGCGTCGAGGGCGGCCTCGCGCGTGGGCTTTCCGGCCCGCATCTCCTCTTCGATGCGCGCCACCAGCACCACGCCGTTGAGCACCGCGATGCCCGACAGCGCAATGAACCCGATGGCCGCCGAGATGGATACGGGCAGCCCGCGCAGTCAGGGCGGACGATGCCGCCCACCGCCGCGAAGGGGATGTGCAGCGCGATGATCAGCACGGGCGCGACCGCCGGAACAGCAATGAGCAGCGTGGCCCCGATGCCCAGCAGCACCAGCGGGATGACCCACATGAGGCGCCGCTTGGCCGCCTCGAAGGCCTCGTACTGGCCACCCCAAACCAGGCGGAAGCCGTCCGGCATGCTCAGCCCCGCGAGCCGCCCGCGCGCGTCGCTGGCCACGCTGCCAGGTCGCGCCGCGCACGTTGAAGCCCACCGCGATGCGGCGCTCCAAGCGGTCATGGTAGATGGCGCTGGGCGTCTCGAGCGTGCGCACGGCCGCCACCGCGTCGAGCGGCACGAGCCCGCGCGCGGTGGGGATGGGCGTCTGCCCGAGCCCTGC
The Sandaracinaceae bacterium genome window above contains:
- a CDS encoding response regulator, with product MLPDVDGPSLLRAWRAEGLRLPVLMLTARGEVGERVTGLRAGADDYLVKPFAFAELVARPRRLQRRRRRQRGAGSGAGWS